The proteins below come from a single Drosophila suzukii chromosome X, CBGP_Dsuzu_IsoJpt1.0, whole genome shotgun sequence genomic window:
- the PhKgamma gene encoding phosphorylase b kinase gamma catalytic chain, skeletal muscle/heart isoform isoform X4, whose product MAKDEEDDLLPDKDAAKGFYAKYEPKEILGRGISSTVRRCIEKETGKEFAAKIIDLGATTEAGETNPYHMLEATRQEISILRQVMGHPYIIDLQDVFESDAFVFLVFELCPKGELFDYLTSVVTLSEKKTRTIMRQIFEGVEYIHAKNIVHRDLKPENILLDENHNVKITDFGFARQLQEGEKLTDLCGTPGYLAPETLKCNMFEGSPGYSQEVDIWACGVIMFTLLVGCPPFWHRKQMVMLRNIMEGKYSFTSPEWADISEDPKDLIRKCLVVDPAQRITVKEVLRHPFFNQMVLMGDRRHPAPPIPAAHSSGRFLLGREASSYRFGQLRSSSGAGYLYCAPQSSYSSNRMRDGPLDDAAASCHAMSSATACSSSAAAALASSSLASANSHKTLTATVYYQQQPQQHQSQQQQQQSQYQQQQQTTQLPVQLQLHPQLQPGGDGKQSVYTPPPVQLTLSHIVASKHYVCIICTFL is encoded by the exons ATGGCTAAGGACGAGGAGGATGATCTGCTGCCCGACAAGGATGCGGCCAAGGGCTTCTATGCCAAGTACGAGCCCAAGGAGATTCTGGGCAG GGGCATCAGTTCGACCGTGAGGCGATGCATCGAGAAGGAGACGGGCAAGGAGTTCGCCGCCAAGATCATCGACCTGGGCGCCACCACAGAGGCGGGCGAGACGAATCCATATCACATGCTGGAAGCAACCAGACAAGAAATCTCAATACTGCGCCAGGTCATGGGGCATCCCTACATAA TTGATCTGCAGGATGTGTTTGAGTCAGATGCATTTGTTTTCCTCGTATTCGAGCTGTGTCCCAAAGGCGAGCTCTTCGACTATCTGACCTCTGTGGTGACGCTCTCCGAGAAGAAGACGCGCACCATCATGCGACAGATCTTCGAGGGCGTCGAGTACATACACGCCAAGAACATTGTCCATCGTGACCTCAAGCCCGAGAACATCTTGCTGGACGAGAATCACAACGTGAAAATCACGGACTTTGGCTTCGCCAGGCAGCTGCAGGAGGGCGAGAAACTTACAG ATCTGTGTGGAACACCCGGTTATTTGGCGCCGGAAACGCTTAAGTGCAACATGTTCGAAGGATCGCCCGGCTATTCGCAGGAAGTGGACAT atGGGCCTGTGGCGTGATTATGTTCACGCTGCTCGTCGGTTGTCCACCTTTCTGGCACCGCAAGCAGATGGTCATGCTGCGGAATATCATGGAGGGCAAATACAGCTTCACCTCGCCCGAGTGGGCCGATATTTCAG AGGATCCCAAGGATCTGATACGCAAATGTCTAGTCGTTGATCCTGCGCAACGTATCACCGTCAAGGAAGTATTAAGACATCCATTCTTCAACCAAATG GTGTTAATGGGTGATCGCCGGCATCCGGCACCGCCCATCCCGGCCGCCCATTCGAGCGGCAGGTTCCTCCTCGGCAGAGAGGCCTCATCGTACCGCTTTGGGCAACTGAGGAGCAGCAGTGGCGCTGGCTATCTGTACTGTGCGCCACAGAGCTCCTACTCGTCGAATCGAATGCGAGACGGGCCGCTGGACGATGCGGCTGCCTCCTGCCATGCCATGTCATCCGCCACCGcctgctcctcctccgccgccgcGGCCCTGGCGTCCTCCTCCCTGGCATCCGCCAACTCCCACAAAACGCTCACGGCGACGGTCTACTATCAGCAGCAACCGCAGCAGCATCagtcgcagcagcagcagcagcaatcgCAGtatcagcaacagcaacagacgACGCAACTGCCGGTGCAACTGCAGTTGCATCCACAGTTGCAGCCAGGTGGCGATGGCAAGCAATCGGTGTACACACCTCCTCCAGTGCAG CTGACACTTAGTCATATCGTAGCGAGTAAACACTATGTTTGTATTATATGCACCTTTCTCTAG
- the PhKgamma gene encoding phosphorylase b kinase gamma catalytic chain, skeletal muscle/heart isoform isoform X6, translated as MAKDEEDDLLPDKDAAKGFYAKYEPKEILGRGISSTVRRCIEKETGKEFAAKIIDLGATTEAGETNPYHMLEATRQEISILRQVMGHPYIIDLQDVFESDAFVFLVFELCPKGELFDYLTSVVTLSEKKTRTIMRQIFEGVEYIHAKNIVHRDLKPENILLDENHNVKITDFGFARQLQEGEKLTDLCGTPGYLAPETLKCNMFEGSPGYSQEVDIWACGVIMFTLLVGCPPFWHRKQMVMLRNIMEGKYSFTSPEWADISEDPKDLIRKCLVVDPAQRITVKEVLRHPFFNQMLRKQSRFNARKKFQFAILVIRAVIRIRRLRYTAEPLHVEEAIRDPYRVKVLRKVIDGCAFRVYGHWVKKGEGQNRAALFENTPRTELHALYINNLSR; from the exons ATGGCTAAGGACGAGGAGGATGATCTGCTGCCCGACAAGGATGCGGCCAAGGGCTTCTATGCCAAGTACGAGCCCAAGGAGATTCTGGGCAG GGGCATCAGTTCGACCGTGAGGCGATGCATCGAGAAGGAGACGGGCAAGGAGTTCGCCGCCAAGATCATCGACCTGGGCGCCACCACAGAGGCGGGCGAGACGAATCCATATCACATGCTGGAAGCAACCAGACAAGAAATCTCAATACTGCGCCAGGTCATGGGGCATCCCTACATAA TTGATCTGCAGGATGTGTTTGAGTCAGATGCATTTGTTTTCCTCGTATTCGAGCTGTGTCCCAAAGGCGAGCTCTTCGACTATCTGACCTCTGTGGTGACGCTCTCCGAGAAGAAGACGCGCACCATCATGCGACAGATCTTCGAGGGCGTCGAGTACATACACGCCAAGAACATTGTCCATCGTGACCTCAAGCCCGAGAACATCTTGCTGGACGAGAATCACAACGTGAAAATCACGGACTTTGGCTTCGCCAGGCAGCTGCAGGAGGGCGAGAAACTTACAG ATCTGTGTGGAACACCCGGTTATTTGGCGCCGGAAACGCTTAAGTGCAACATGTTCGAAGGATCGCCCGGCTATTCGCAGGAAGTGGACAT atGGGCCTGTGGCGTGATTATGTTCACGCTGCTCGTCGGTTGTCCACCTTTCTGGCACCGCAAGCAGATGGTCATGCTGCGGAATATCATGGAGGGCAAATACAGCTTCACCTCGCCCGAGTGGGCCGATATTTCAG AGGATCCCAAGGATCTGATACGCAAATGTCTAGTCGTTGATCCTGCGCAACGTATCACCGTCAAGGAAGTATTAAGACATCCATTCTTCAACCAAATG CTGCGCAAACAGAGTCGCTTCAACGCGCGCAAAAAGTTCCAATTCGCCATACTCGTGATACGGGCCGTCATCCGGATACGGCGCCTGCGCTACACCGCCGAGCCGCTGCACGTTGAGGAGGCCATCCGGGATCCATATCGCGTCAAGGTTCTGCGCAAG GTCATCGATGGCTGTGCCTTCCGTGTCTACGGGCACTGGGTCAAGAAGGGCGAGGGCCAGAACCGGGCCGCCCTCTTCGAGAATACTCCGCGCACCGAGCTGCACGCGCTCTACATCAACAATCTCAGCCGATAG
- the PhKgamma gene encoding phosphorylase b kinase gamma catalytic chain, skeletal muscle/heart isoform isoform X2 has protein sequence MAKDEEDDLLPDKDAAKGFYAKYEPKEILGRGISSTVRRCIEKETGKEFAAKIIDLGATTEAGETNPYHMLEATRQEISILRQVMGHPYIIDLQDVFESDAFVFLVFELCPKGELFDYLTSVVTLSEKKTRTIMRQIFEGVEYIHAKNIVHRDLKPENILLDENHNVKITDFGFARQLQEGEKLTDLCGTPGYLAPETLKCNMFEGSPGYSQEVDIWACGVIMFTLLVGCPPFWHRKQMVMLRNIMEGKYSFTSPEWADISEDPKDLIRKCLVVDPAQRITVKEVLRHPFFNQMVLMGDRRHPAPPIPAAHSSGRFLLGREASSYRFGQLRSSSGAGYLYCAPQSSYSSNRMRDGPLDDAAASCHAMSSATACSSSAAAALASSSLASANSHKTLTATVYYQQQPQQHQSQQQQQQSQYQQQQQTTQLPVQLQLHPQLQPGGDGKQSVYTPPPVQLRKQSRFNARKKFQFAILVIRAVIRIRRLRYTAEPLHVEEAIRDPYRVKVLRKVIDGCAFRVYGHWVKKGEGQNRAALFENTPRTELHALYINNLSR, from the exons ATGGCTAAGGACGAGGAGGATGATCTGCTGCCCGACAAGGATGCGGCCAAGGGCTTCTATGCCAAGTACGAGCCCAAGGAGATTCTGGGCAG GGGCATCAGTTCGACCGTGAGGCGATGCATCGAGAAGGAGACGGGCAAGGAGTTCGCCGCCAAGATCATCGACCTGGGCGCCACCACAGAGGCGGGCGAGACGAATCCATATCACATGCTGGAAGCAACCAGACAAGAAATCTCAATACTGCGCCAGGTCATGGGGCATCCCTACATAA TTGATCTGCAGGATGTGTTTGAGTCAGATGCATTTGTTTTCCTCGTATTCGAGCTGTGTCCCAAAGGCGAGCTCTTCGACTATCTGACCTCTGTGGTGACGCTCTCCGAGAAGAAGACGCGCACCATCATGCGACAGATCTTCGAGGGCGTCGAGTACATACACGCCAAGAACATTGTCCATCGTGACCTCAAGCCCGAGAACATCTTGCTGGACGAGAATCACAACGTGAAAATCACGGACTTTGGCTTCGCCAGGCAGCTGCAGGAGGGCGAGAAACTTACAG ATCTGTGTGGAACACCCGGTTATTTGGCGCCGGAAACGCTTAAGTGCAACATGTTCGAAGGATCGCCCGGCTATTCGCAGGAAGTGGACAT atGGGCCTGTGGCGTGATTATGTTCACGCTGCTCGTCGGTTGTCCACCTTTCTGGCACCGCAAGCAGATGGTCATGCTGCGGAATATCATGGAGGGCAAATACAGCTTCACCTCGCCCGAGTGGGCCGATATTTCAG AGGATCCCAAGGATCTGATACGCAAATGTCTAGTCGTTGATCCTGCGCAACGTATCACCGTCAAGGAAGTATTAAGACATCCATTCTTCAACCAAATG GTGTTAATGGGTGATCGCCGGCATCCGGCACCGCCCATCCCGGCCGCCCATTCGAGCGGCAGGTTCCTCCTCGGCAGAGAGGCCTCATCGTACCGCTTTGGGCAACTGAGGAGCAGCAGTGGCGCTGGCTATCTGTACTGTGCGCCACAGAGCTCCTACTCGTCGAATCGAATGCGAGACGGGCCGCTGGACGATGCGGCTGCCTCCTGCCATGCCATGTCATCCGCCACCGcctgctcctcctccgccgccgcGGCCCTGGCGTCCTCCTCCCTGGCATCCGCCAACTCCCACAAAACGCTCACGGCGACGGTCTACTATCAGCAGCAACCGCAGCAGCATCagtcgcagcagcagcagcagcaatcgCAGtatcagcaacagcaacagacgACGCAACTGCCGGTGCAACTGCAGTTGCATCCACAGTTGCAGCCAGGTGGCGATGGCAAGCAATCGGTGTACACACCTCCTCCAGTGCAG CTGCGCAAACAGAGTCGCTTCAACGCGCGCAAAAAGTTCCAATTCGCCATACTCGTGATACGGGCCGTCATCCGGATACGGCGCCTGCGCTACACCGCCGAGCCGCTGCACGTTGAGGAGGCCATCCGGGATCCATATCGCGTCAAGGTTCTGCGCAAG GTCATCGATGGCTGTGCCTTCCGTGTCTACGGGCACTGGGTCAAGAAGGGCGAGGGCCAGAACCGGGCCGCCCTCTTCGAGAATACTCCGCGCACCGAGCTGCACGCGCTCTACATCAACAATCTCAGCCGATAG
- the PhKgamma gene encoding phosphorylase b kinase gamma catalytic chain, skeletal muscle/heart isoform isoform X5 has translation MAKDEEDDLLPDKDAAKGFYAKYEPKEILGRGISSTVRRCIEKETGKEFAAKIIDLGATTEAGETNPYHMLEATRQEISILRQVMGHPYIIDLQDVFESDAFVFLVFELCPKGELFDYLTSVVTLSEKKTRTIMRQIFEGVEYIHAKNIVHRDLKPENILLDENHNVKITDFGFARQLQEGEKLTDLCGTPGYLAPETLKCNMFEGSPGYSQEVDIWACGVIMFTLLVGCPPFWHRKQMVMLRNIMEGKYSFTSPEWADISEDPKDLIRKCLVVDPAQRITVKEVLRHPFFNQMLFEQNIDGLKRSLSTKSRRMSRITEIALLRKQSRFNARKKFQFAILVIRAVIRIRRLRYTAEPLHVEEAIRDPYRVKVLRKVIDGCAFRVYGHWVKKGEGQNRAALFENTPRTELHALYINNLSR, from the exons ATGGCTAAGGACGAGGAGGATGATCTGCTGCCCGACAAGGATGCGGCCAAGGGCTTCTATGCCAAGTACGAGCCCAAGGAGATTCTGGGCAG GGGCATCAGTTCGACCGTGAGGCGATGCATCGAGAAGGAGACGGGCAAGGAGTTCGCCGCCAAGATCATCGACCTGGGCGCCACCACAGAGGCGGGCGAGACGAATCCATATCACATGCTGGAAGCAACCAGACAAGAAATCTCAATACTGCGCCAGGTCATGGGGCATCCCTACATAA TTGATCTGCAGGATGTGTTTGAGTCAGATGCATTTGTTTTCCTCGTATTCGAGCTGTGTCCCAAAGGCGAGCTCTTCGACTATCTGACCTCTGTGGTGACGCTCTCCGAGAAGAAGACGCGCACCATCATGCGACAGATCTTCGAGGGCGTCGAGTACATACACGCCAAGAACATTGTCCATCGTGACCTCAAGCCCGAGAACATCTTGCTGGACGAGAATCACAACGTGAAAATCACGGACTTTGGCTTCGCCAGGCAGCTGCAGGAGGGCGAGAAACTTACAG ATCTGTGTGGAACACCCGGTTATTTGGCGCCGGAAACGCTTAAGTGCAACATGTTCGAAGGATCGCCCGGCTATTCGCAGGAAGTGGACAT atGGGCCTGTGGCGTGATTATGTTCACGCTGCTCGTCGGTTGTCCACCTTTCTGGCACCGCAAGCAGATGGTCATGCTGCGGAATATCATGGAGGGCAAATACAGCTTCACCTCGCCCGAGTGGGCCGATATTTCAG AGGATCCCAAGGATCTGATACGCAAATGTCTAGTCGTTGATCCTGCGCAACGTATCACCGTCAAGGAAGTATTAAGACATCCATTCTTCAACCAAATG CTGTTCGAGCAAAACATTGATGGCCTCAAGCGCAGCCTGTCGACCAAGTCCCGACGAATGAGTCGCATCACTGAGATCGCACTG CTGCGCAAACAGAGTCGCTTCAACGCGCGCAAAAAGTTCCAATTCGCCATACTCGTGATACGGGCCGTCATCCGGATACGGCGCCTGCGCTACACCGCCGAGCCGCTGCACGTTGAGGAGGCCATCCGGGATCCATATCGCGTCAAGGTTCTGCGCAAG GTCATCGATGGCTGTGCCTTCCGTGTCTACGGGCACTGGGTCAAGAAGGGCGAGGGCCAGAACCGGGCCGCCCTCTTCGAGAATACTCCGCGCACCGAGCTGCACGCGCTCTACATCAACAATCTCAGCCGATAG
- the PhKgamma gene encoding phosphorylase b kinase gamma catalytic chain, skeletal muscle/heart isoform isoform X3, with the protein MAKDEEDDLLPDKDAAKGFYAKYEPKEILGRGISSTVRRCIEKETGKEFAAKIIDLGATTEAGETNPYHMLEATRQEISILRQVMGHPYIIDLQDVFESDAFVFLVFELCPKGELFDYLTSVVTLSEKKTRTIMRQIFEGVEYIHAKNIVHRDLKPENILLDENHNVKITDFGFARQLQEGEKLTDLCGTPGYLAPETLKCNMFEGSPGYSQEVDIWACGVIMFTLLVGCPPFWHRKQMVMLRNIMEGKYSFTSPEWADISEDPKDLIRKCLVVDPAQRITVKEVLRHPFFNQMLFEQNIDGLKRSLSTKSRRMSRITEIALVLMGDRRHPAPPIPAAHSSGRFLLGREASSYRFGQLRSSSGAGYLYCAPQSSYSSNRMRDGPLDDAAASCHAMSSATACSSSAAAALASSSLASANSHKTLTATVYYQQQPQQHQSQQQQQQSQYQQQQQTTQLPVQLQLHPQLQPGGDGKQSVYTPPPVQLTLSHIVASKHYVCIICTFL; encoded by the exons ATGGCTAAGGACGAGGAGGATGATCTGCTGCCCGACAAGGATGCGGCCAAGGGCTTCTATGCCAAGTACGAGCCCAAGGAGATTCTGGGCAG GGGCATCAGTTCGACCGTGAGGCGATGCATCGAGAAGGAGACGGGCAAGGAGTTCGCCGCCAAGATCATCGACCTGGGCGCCACCACAGAGGCGGGCGAGACGAATCCATATCACATGCTGGAAGCAACCAGACAAGAAATCTCAATACTGCGCCAGGTCATGGGGCATCCCTACATAA TTGATCTGCAGGATGTGTTTGAGTCAGATGCATTTGTTTTCCTCGTATTCGAGCTGTGTCCCAAAGGCGAGCTCTTCGACTATCTGACCTCTGTGGTGACGCTCTCCGAGAAGAAGACGCGCACCATCATGCGACAGATCTTCGAGGGCGTCGAGTACATACACGCCAAGAACATTGTCCATCGTGACCTCAAGCCCGAGAACATCTTGCTGGACGAGAATCACAACGTGAAAATCACGGACTTTGGCTTCGCCAGGCAGCTGCAGGAGGGCGAGAAACTTACAG ATCTGTGTGGAACACCCGGTTATTTGGCGCCGGAAACGCTTAAGTGCAACATGTTCGAAGGATCGCCCGGCTATTCGCAGGAAGTGGACAT atGGGCCTGTGGCGTGATTATGTTCACGCTGCTCGTCGGTTGTCCACCTTTCTGGCACCGCAAGCAGATGGTCATGCTGCGGAATATCATGGAGGGCAAATACAGCTTCACCTCGCCCGAGTGGGCCGATATTTCAG AGGATCCCAAGGATCTGATACGCAAATGTCTAGTCGTTGATCCTGCGCAACGTATCACCGTCAAGGAAGTATTAAGACATCCATTCTTCAACCAAATG CTGTTCGAGCAAAACATTGATGGCCTCAAGCGCAGCCTGTCGACCAAGTCCCGACGAATGAGTCGCATCACTGAGATCGCACTG GTGTTAATGGGTGATCGCCGGCATCCGGCACCGCCCATCCCGGCCGCCCATTCGAGCGGCAGGTTCCTCCTCGGCAGAGAGGCCTCATCGTACCGCTTTGGGCAACTGAGGAGCAGCAGTGGCGCTGGCTATCTGTACTGTGCGCCACAGAGCTCCTACTCGTCGAATCGAATGCGAGACGGGCCGCTGGACGATGCGGCTGCCTCCTGCCATGCCATGTCATCCGCCACCGcctgctcctcctccgccgccgcGGCCCTGGCGTCCTCCTCCCTGGCATCCGCCAACTCCCACAAAACGCTCACGGCGACGGTCTACTATCAGCAGCAACCGCAGCAGCATCagtcgcagcagcagcagcagcaatcgCAGtatcagcaacagcaacagacgACGCAACTGCCGGTGCAACTGCAGTTGCATCCACAGTTGCAGCCAGGTGGCGATGGCAAGCAATCGGTGTACACACCTCCTCCAGTGCAG CTGACACTTAGTCATATCGTAGCGAGTAAACACTATGTTTGTATTATATGCACCTTTCTCTAG
- the PhKgamma gene encoding phosphorylase b kinase gamma catalytic chain, skeletal muscle/heart isoform isoform X1, whose protein sequence is MAKDEEDDLLPDKDAAKGFYAKYEPKEILGRGISSTVRRCIEKETGKEFAAKIIDLGATTEAGETNPYHMLEATRQEISILRQVMGHPYIIDLQDVFESDAFVFLVFELCPKGELFDYLTSVVTLSEKKTRTIMRQIFEGVEYIHAKNIVHRDLKPENILLDENHNVKITDFGFARQLQEGEKLTDLCGTPGYLAPETLKCNMFEGSPGYSQEVDIWACGVIMFTLLVGCPPFWHRKQMVMLRNIMEGKYSFTSPEWADISEDPKDLIRKCLVVDPAQRITVKEVLRHPFFNQMLFEQNIDGLKRSLSTKSRRMSRITEIALVLMGDRRHPAPPIPAAHSSGRFLLGREASSYRFGQLRSSSGAGYLYCAPQSSYSSNRMRDGPLDDAAASCHAMSSATACSSSAAAALASSSLASANSHKTLTATVYYQQQPQQHQSQQQQQQSQYQQQQQTTQLPVQLQLHPQLQPGGDGKQSVYTPPPVQLRKQSRFNARKKFQFAILVIRAVIRIRRLRYTAEPLHVEEAIRDPYRVKVLRKVIDGCAFRVYGHWVKKGEGQNRAALFENTPRTELHALYINNLSR, encoded by the exons ATGGCTAAGGACGAGGAGGATGATCTGCTGCCCGACAAGGATGCGGCCAAGGGCTTCTATGCCAAGTACGAGCCCAAGGAGATTCTGGGCAG GGGCATCAGTTCGACCGTGAGGCGATGCATCGAGAAGGAGACGGGCAAGGAGTTCGCCGCCAAGATCATCGACCTGGGCGCCACCACAGAGGCGGGCGAGACGAATCCATATCACATGCTGGAAGCAACCAGACAAGAAATCTCAATACTGCGCCAGGTCATGGGGCATCCCTACATAA TTGATCTGCAGGATGTGTTTGAGTCAGATGCATTTGTTTTCCTCGTATTCGAGCTGTGTCCCAAAGGCGAGCTCTTCGACTATCTGACCTCTGTGGTGACGCTCTCCGAGAAGAAGACGCGCACCATCATGCGACAGATCTTCGAGGGCGTCGAGTACATACACGCCAAGAACATTGTCCATCGTGACCTCAAGCCCGAGAACATCTTGCTGGACGAGAATCACAACGTGAAAATCACGGACTTTGGCTTCGCCAGGCAGCTGCAGGAGGGCGAGAAACTTACAG ATCTGTGTGGAACACCCGGTTATTTGGCGCCGGAAACGCTTAAGTGCAACATGTTCGAAGGATCGCCCGGCTATTCGCAGGAAGTGGACAT atGGGCCTGTGGCGTGATTATGTTCACGCTGCTCGTCGGTTGTCCACCTTTCTGGCACCGCAAGCAGATGGTCATGCTGCGGAATATCATGGAGGGCAAATACAGCTTCACCTCGCCCGAGTGGGCCGATATTTCAG AGGATCCCAAGGATCTGATACGCAAATGTCTAGTCGTTGATCCTGCGCAACGTATCACCGTCAAGGAAGTATTAAGACATCCATTCTTCAACCAAATG CTGTTCGAGCAAAACATTGATGGCCTCAAGCGCAGCCTGTCGACCAAGTCCCGACGAATGAGTCGCATCACTGAGATCGCACTG GTGTTAATGGGTGATCGCCGGCATCCGGCACCGCCCATCCCGGCCGCCCATTCGAGCGGCAGGTTCCTCCTCGGCAGAGAGGCCTCATCGTACCGCTTTGGGCAACTGAGGAGCAGCAGTGGCGCTGGCTATCTGTACTGTGCGCCACAGAGCTCCTACTCGTCGAATCGAATGCGAGACGGGCCGCTGGACGATGCGGCTGCCTCCTGCCATGCCATGTCATCCGCCACCGcctgctcctcctccgccgccgcGGCCCTGGCGTCCTCCTCCCTGGCATCCGCCAACTCCCACAAAACGCTCACGGCGACGGTCTACTATCAGCAGCAACCGCAGCAGCATCagtcgcagcagcagcagcagcaatcgCAGtatcagcaacagcaacagacgACGCAACTGCCGGTGCAACTGCAGTTGCATCCACAGTTGCAGCCAGGTGGCGATGGCAAGCAATCGGTGTACACACCTCCTCCAGTGCAG CTGCGCAAACAGAGTCGCTTCAACGCGCGCAAAAAGTTCCAATTCGCCATACTCGTGATACGGGCCGTCATCCGGATACGGCGCCTGCGCTACACCGCCGAGCCGCTGCACGTTGAGGAGGCCATCCGGGATCCATATCGCGTCAAGGTTCTGCGCAAG GTCATCGATGGCTGTGCCTTCCGTGTCTACGGGCACTGGGTCAAGAAGGGCGAGGGCCAGAACCGGGCCGCCCTCTTCGAGAATACTCCGCGCACCGAGCTGCACGCGCTCTACATCAACAATCTCAGCCGATAG